In Nymphaea colorata isolate Beijing-Zhang1983 chromosome 3, ASM883128v2, whole genome shotgun sequence, a genomic segment contains:
- the LOC116250501 gene encoding very-long-chain 3-oxoacyl-CoA reductase 1-like, translating to MDTVLSITSSMKVAMAFQILLVLCTVLGLFHLLKAFLSLSQWVWDSFLMPMKDLKQYGSWAVVTGPTDGIGKSIVFGLARLGLNLVLVGRNPAKLSSVAGEIHAKFKSVKVRSIVDDFSKEVDEGMKRIEEGIKELDVGILINNAGMGLPYFRFMHEVDVEHVERIIRVNLEALTRVTHVVLPLMVKKRRGVILNLGSAAGSVLPAYPFSALYGATKAYIHHFSKTLNVEYKRFGIHVQCQAPFFVATKLSAVKASLFVPTADDYAERCLRWIGNHDQSVCSPHWAHSILWLAVGLLPEALLNLVVFRVMLRRQEKKKKKEENDRLKA from the exons ATGGACACAGTTCTGTCAATAACATCCTCCATGAAAGTCGCGATGGCCTTCCAAATCTTGCTCGTCCTTTGCACAGTCCTTGGCCTCTTCCATCTTCTCAAAGCTTTCCTGTCTCTTTCCCAGTGGGTTTGGGATTCTTTCCTCATGCCCATGAAGGACCTTAAGCAATATGGCTCGTGGGCAGTTGTGACAGGCCCTACTGATGGCATAGGCAAGTCCATCGTCTTCGGCCTGGCTCGCCTCGGCCTGAACTTGGTGCTAGTGGGCCGCAACCCGGCCAAGCTGAGCTCGGTGGCCGGTGAGATCCACGCCAAGTTCAAATCTGTGAAGGTCCGAAGCATTGTGGATGATTTCTCCAAGGAAGTTGATGAGGGAATGAAGAGAATTGAGGAAGGGATCAAGGAGCTGGATGTTGGTATCCTGATCAATAACGCTGGCATGGGTTTGCCTTATTTTCGGTTCATGCATGAGGTTGATGTAGAGCATGTGGAGAGAATCATCAGAGTGAACTTGGAGGCGCTCACTAGGGTTACCCATGTGGTGCTTCCTCTCATGGTGAAGAAGAGGAGAGGGGTCATCCTCAACCTTGGCTCTGCTGCCGGATCTGTCTTGCCTGCTTACCCTTTTAGTGCTCTCTATGGTGCAACCAAAGC ATATATTCATCATTTCTCCAAAACCCTCAATGTTGAGTACAAAAGATTTGGCATCCATGTGCAGTGTCAG GCCCCATTCTTCGTGGCGACGAAATTGTCAGCCGTGAAGGCTTCGCTCTTCGTTCCCACAGCTGATGACTATGCAGAGCGGTGCCTGCGTTGGATAGGCAACCATGATCAGTCCGTCTGCTCGCCCCACTGGGCTCACTCCATCCTGTGGTTGGCGGTCGGCCTGTTGCCCGAAGCGCTGCTCAACTTGGTAGTGTTTCGAGTTATGCTCCGCCgacaggagaagaaaaagaagaaggaggagaatgATCGTCTCAAGGCATAG